One Streptomyces sp. RPA4-2 genomic window carries:
- a CDS encoding hydrophobic protein, which translates to MVPVLLVLLLALLLFGAGFALKALWWIAVVVLIVWVLGFVIRPTASGGKRGRWYRW; encoded by the coding sequence ATGGTTCCCGTTCTTCTTGTTCTTCTGCTCGCGCTGCTCCTCTTCGGTGCCGGTTTCGCACTCAAGGCCCTGTGGTGGATCGCTGTCGTCGTGCTGATCGTGTGGGTCCTCGGATTTGTGATCCGTCCTACGGCGAGCGGCGGTAAGCGCGGCCGCTGGTACCGCTGGTGA
- a CDS encoding DUF5133 domain-containing protein, with product MILPAERELRAVLARFAQTRIEHDVRPTGRTSRALDDVTYTLCVMTGARTAEQALLAADALLERYCADREGTTRANETLAA from the coding sequence ATGATCCTTCCGGCGGAGAGGGAACTGCGCGCGGTACTGGCCCGGTTCGCGCAGACGCGCATCGAACACGATGTCCGCCCCACCGGCCGTACCAGCCGTGCACTGGACGACGTGACGTACACGCTGTGCGTGATGACCGGGGCCCGGACGGCCGAGCAGGCTCTGCTCGCCGCGGACGCCCTGCTGGAGCGGTACTGCGCCGACCGCGAGGGCACCACGCGAGCGAACGAGACGCTGGCCGCCTAG
- a CDS encoding LysR family transcriptional regulator has translation MDLDTVRTFVAAADAGQFQEAAAELAVTQQAVSKRIAALERTLGVRLFTRTARGARLTIDGQAFLPHARELLRVAERAVASVRTGRRPLRVDVIASRGAAAGLLRGFHRAHPEIDLDVVMLFDIETAVAAIRSGAIDASFRAVAVPGRPLPTDIGSVRVLDEPLELLTGPAHALAGARSVPLAQLAGHRIWMPGIVPGTEWAAYYDDLVAEFGLTIEATGPNFGSDALLDTIADTPALATFMGGQTRLVWPAGHGLRRIPVTDPTPVYPHSLLWHRDNPHPALATLRAHLAATTAGHDAAGTWVPDWVLPR, from the coding sequence ATGGACCTCGACACCGTCCGGACCTTCGTCGCCGCCGCCGACGCGGGGCAGTTCCAGGAGGCCGCCGCCGAGCTCGCGGTCACCCAGCAGGCCGTCTCCAAGCGCATCGCCGCGCTGGAGCGCACCCTCGGCGTGCGGCTGTTCACCCGTACCGCGCGCGGCGCCCGACTCACCATCGACGGGCAGGCGTTCCTGCCCCACGCGCGCGAGCTGCTGCGCGTCGCCGAACGCGCGGTCGCGTCCGTGCGCACCGGCCGCCGTCCGCTGCGCGTCGACGTGATCGCCTCACGCGGCGCGGCGGCGGGCCTGCTGCGCGGCTTCCACCGCGCACACCCCGAGATCGACCTCGACGTGGTGATGCTGTTCGACATCGAGACGGCCGTCGCCGCCATCCGCTCCGGTGCGATCGACGCGTCCTTCCGCGCCGTCGCCGTGCCTGGCCGGCCCCTTCCCACGGACATCGGGTCCGTCCGGGTGCTCGACGAGCCGCTCGAGCTCCTCACCGGCCCCGCCCACGCGCTGGCGGGCGCCCGGTCGGTGCCCCTCGCCCAGCTCGCCGGGCACCGGATCTGGATGCCCGGCATCGTCCCCGGTACCGAGTGGGCCGCCTACTACGACGACCTCGTCGCCGAGTTCGGCCTCACCATCGAGGCGACCGGCCCCAACTTCGGCTCGGACGCGCTTCTCGACACCATCGCCGACACCCCGGCCCTGGCCACCTTCATGGGTGGGCAGACCCGCCTCGTCTGGCCCGCCGGCCACGGCCTGCGCCGCATCCCGGTGACCGACCCGACGCCCGTCTACCCGCACTCGCTCCTCTGGCACCGCGACAACCCCCACCCGGCGCTGGCCACGCTCCGCGCTCACCTCGCCGCCACGACGGCCGGCCACGACGCCGCCGGGACGTGGGTGCCGGACTGGGTGCTCCCGCGCTGA